From the genome of Corallococcus macrosporus DSM 14697:
CGCGGGCGAAGCCCCTCCCACCGGCGCAGAAGGGACGCGAGCAGGCCCGGAGTCACCCCGTGCCGCGGGCGAGGCGCACATTCGCGACAGCACCTTCACCGGCCCCTACCGCCGCGCCGTGCGCCTGCGTGGTGCGGACATGCGGGCCCGGCTGGAAGACGTCCGCTTCTCCGGACCCGCGACGGCGGTGGGCGTGGATGGCGCGCACGCGGAGGTGCTCCGCTCGTCCGCGGAGGGCGGGCAGGCGGCGGCCTTCTCCGTGATGTCCGGCACGCTCATCCTGGACGAGGTCACCGTCACGGGGCACGAGTACGGCCTGTCCGCGATGCAGGCCCTCCGGCTCGAGGTGCACCGCTTCACGTCGGTGCGGGCCCAGCGGGCGGGCATGGGCGTGTCGCTGTCACGCGCGCGGCTCCGGGACATCGTGGTGCGGGAGAGTGGCTCGTATGGGGGGCTTCAATTCCTGGGCGGCGACCTGGACGTCCAGGGCGTCCGCGTCGAAGGCGCCGGCGAGTACGGCCTGATGGCGTTGCGCGGGAAGCTGCGGCTCCGCGACGCGGACATCCGAGGGGTGCGCACGGCGGACAACGTCACCGGCGATGGCCTGCACCTGCGTCAGGTCGAAGCGGACGTGGAGGGCGTCGTGGTGCGTGAGGCGCAAGGCGCCTGTGTCCTGGCCGCTCAGGCGGCTCGCGTGTCGCTGCGGGGCGCGAAGCTGGAGGCCTGTGGAGACGTGGGCTTGATGACGGACACGCTGGCCCGGCTGGACGCGTCCAGCGTGAAGATTGACGGGGCGGCGAGCGCGCTGAAGGCGCACGGCGGCAGCGAGCTGCGGGTGGAGTCCCTGGACGCGCGCGGCCTGGCGAAAGGGTTCGCCCAGGCGGAGTGCGAGGGCGGCACGCAGGTGCTCCTGAAGGACCTCCGCTCCGAGGACACGCGAGGCCTCCCGGAGACCCCCTGTGTCCAGGTCCTCTCTCCGTGAGCGAGGCCTCCGGCCCCGAACGCTTCGGCTGGTATCGCCCACCGGGGCTCAGGGGACGGACCGCTCAGGCTCGCGAGGCGGCTCTTCCACCTGCTCGGGCGCGGGCTCGGTGATGGCGGCGGGCAGGGAGGCGGCATGCCGCTCCAGCCACTCGCGGATGACGGGGTAGACCTCCGTCGGCGCGCCGGTGCCGAAGACGAGGTCTCCGTGCCCGTAGTTCATCTTGTCGCCATGGTCCGTGCCGAAGATGTGCAGCGTGCGGTCCGGCGCGGTGGCCAGCGCGAACTGCGCCTCCACGTTGGCGGCCGTGGCCAGCCGGTCCGAACTTCCGCCCATGATGAGCAGGGGAAGCTGGAGCTTCGAGATGCCGGCGCGCCAATCCACGCCGCGGTCGAAGGAGCGGAACGCATCGTGCTCAATCCAGTCCTGGAACTGGAGCAGCACCTTGCGGCTCATCGACGACATCATGTTCGCGTAGACCTGCCGCTGGATGCGCGGAGGGATGTGCTCGGGGTTCACCAGCAAGTCGGACAAGGGCAGGGTGACGTATCCCAGGAAGGGCGCGAGGCTGGCGCTCATCCACTCCTGACGGAAGCGTGCGGGCCATGCGGCACGAACGCCCATGGAGATGAGGGTGCGCAGGAAGGGCTCCGACTTGAAGTGCACGGGCGCGCCCAACGTGAGCAACCCCGCGAGCTTCGCCCCATGCGGGCCCTGGGCGACGCCGTAGCCCACCAGCCCGCCCAGGGAATGGCCGAGCCAGAAGGCGCGTTTCGCCCCCGTCTCCTTCAGCGCCAGCTCCAGCAGCGCCGGCCCGTCCTGGAGGATGTGGTCGTCGATGGTGAAGTCCGTGTACCTCCGGCCACGGGGCGGCTGGCGTGAGTGCCCGGTGCCGCGCCACTCCACGCTGAAGCAGTCGAAGCCGGCCTCGGCCAGGTAGTGCGCGACGGAGTAGGGGGGCTCGAAGTCGAAGGTGAACCGGTTCGCCGCGAGCCCATGGCACAGCAGCACGGGCTCCTCGAAACGGCGCACGGCCGCGCGCCGGACATGAACCACCAGCTCCCAGCCATCCTCGCACCGGGCCCGCAGGACCTGGGGAAGCTCCGCGCGGGGGCGGTACCATCGCCGAACGGACGCCACCCAAAGGACGTTCCACAGCACGAGTGCGACCCCAGCGACCAGTACCCACACCGTCCACCGCGAAGCATCCATGCAGCCTCCTATTCCAAAATAAAACCCTGCTAAGGTCGGTTCACCCGCCGTTCTGCCGCCGGGAAGTCACGGCCATCAGAGGAAGTCGAGGGAATGATGAAGTTGCGGAAACTGATGTTCGTGCTCCCGAATCTCTTCACCGTCACGTCCATTTTCTGCGGCTTCTACGCCATCACCCTGTGCACGGGGGACGTTGCTCCGGTGCAGCTGTATCAGGCGGCGCTGGCCATCTTCTTCGCCATGTTCTTCGACGGCTTCGACGGCCGGGTGGCCCGGCTGACGAAGACGCAGAGCGACTTCGGCGTGCAGCTCGACAGCCTGGCGGACGTCATCTCCTTCGGGGCGGCGCCTTCCCTCCTGGTGTACAAGTGGGCGCTCGAGCCCCTGGGCTTCGTGGGGCTGTTCATCGCGTTCTCCTTCGCGGCGTGCGGCGCGTTGCGGCTGGCGCGCTTCAACGTGCTGGCGGCGCGCAACCCCCATGGTGGGGGTGGCAGCTTCTTCGTGGGCCTGCCCATCCCCGTGGCGGCTGGCATGCTGGTGTCGGTCATCATCTCCCACCACGCGGCCACGCAGGGCGAGCCCCTGGCCGAGGGTGCCATCGTGCCCATGGCGGTGGCGGTGGCGGGCCTCGCGCTGCTGATGGTGTCCACGGTGCGCTACCGGACCTTCAAGGACACGCGGCCCAACCGGAAGAGCGCGCTGGCGTTCATGCTGGTGGTCGTGGGCGGGACGGTGATTGCCACGCAGTTCCACCCGGCCTGGGTCCTGGTGGCGTGCTGTGGTGCCTACCTCGCGCTGGGCCTGGTGGAGTCCGCGGTGCTCGTCCGCAGCCGGCTGGCTGCTCGCAAGGTGGCGGCGCCCTGCGCGGTGGCCGCGGTCGCGGTGGCCACGGTCATCGACGACGAGGACGAAGAGGAGGCCGAGTCCACCCCGGGCTCCGACGGGCCCGCGTACCTCTGACCGAGGGGCGGCCGTTTCCTGCCCGGCCCCCGTCCAGTCCGGGAGGCGCCGTGCGCCGGACCCGCATCGGTCCGTGCCCCGCCGTCCCGCTGCCGCTAGGATGCGCGGCCCATGCGCGTCGAGCTGCTGTGCACCGGTGACGAGCTCGTCACCGGCCTCATTACGGACACGAACAGCAACTACCTGGAGGCCCGCCTCTTCGACCTGGGCGTCAAGGTCGAGCGCGTCGTCCTCGTCGGAGACGTGCGGCCGGACATCACCCGGGCCCTGACGGAAGCCGCGTCGCGCGCGGACGTGGTGGTGGTGTCGGGAGGGCTGGGGCCCACCGCGGACGACTTCACCCTCGAATGCGCCGCGAGCGCCGCGGGCGTGCCGTTGGAGGAGGACCCGCGGGTGCTCGGCTGGCTGCATGAGCGTTATGCCGCGCGCGGCATTCCGCCCAACCCGAGCGCCCTGCGCATGGCGCGCGTCCCCAGGGGCTCCGAGCCCGTGAAGAACCCGGAGGGCTCCGCGCCGCTCGTGCTGATGAAGCTGGGAGGCGCCCAGCTCTTCTTCCTCCCGGGCGTGCCCCGGGAGTTCAAGGCGCTGCTGGAGGCCGAGGTGCTGCCGCGCATCCGCGCCACCCTGGACGCCCGCCCCGGGCGCACGTACCGGGCCTTCCGGCTGCTGCGCACGGTGGGCATTCCG
Proteins encoded in this window:
- a CDS encoding alpha/beta fold hydrolase, with translation MDASRWTVWVLVAGVALVLWNVLWVASVRRWYRPRAELPQVLRARCEDGWELVVHVRRAAVRRFEEPVLLCHGLAANRFTFDFEPPYSVAHYLAEAGFDCFSVEWRGTGHSRQPPRGRRYTDFTIDDHILQDGPALLELALKETGAKRAFWLGHSLGGLVGYGVAQGPHGAKLAGLLTLGAPVHFKSEPFLRTLISMGVRAAWPARFRQEWMSASLAPFLGYVTLPLSDLLVNPEHIPPRIQRQVYANMMSSMSRKVLLQFQDWIEHDAFRSFDRGVDWRAGISKLQLPLLIMGGSSDRLATAANVEAQFALATAPDRTLHIFGTDHGDKMNYGHGDLVFGTGAPTEVYPVIREWLERHAASLPAAITEPAPEQVEEPPREPERSVP
- the pssA gene encoding CDP-diacylglycerol--serine O-phosphatidyltransferase — its product is MMKLRKLMFVLPNLFTVTSIFCGFYAITLCTGDVAPVQLYQAALAIFFAMFFDGFDGRVARLTKTQSDFGVQLDSLADVISFGAAPSLLVYKWALEPLGFVGLFIAFSFAACGALRLARFNVLAARNPHGGGGSFFVGLPIPVAAGMLVSVIISHHAATQGEPLAEGAIVPMAVAVAGLALLMVSTVRYRTFKDTRPNRKSALAFMLVVVGGTVIATQFHPAWVLVACCGAYLALGLVESAVLVRSRLAARKVAAPCAVAAVAVATVIDDEDEEEAESTPGSDGPAYL